In one Desulfomicrobium escambiense DSM 10707 genomic region, the following are encoded:
- the yjjX gene encoding inosine/xanthosine triphosphatase → MIINVGSMNPVKLGAIRAVMETRFPGADFVPVSVDSGVSVQPIGLEETLRGAKNRARAAFAGCELSVALESGLVPVPETATGYMNLTACAIFDGEEMHLGLGPAFELPAEVTRLVVEDGLELDPAVRRAGLTDNDRIGYAQGIIGILSRGRVTRMDYSRPAVSMALVRMGL, encoded by the coding sequence GTGATCATCAACGTCGGGTCCATGAACCCGGTCAAGCTCGGGGCCATCCGCGCCGTCATGGAGACGCGCTTCCCCGGGGCCGACTTCGTGCCCGTGAGCGTGGATTCAGGCGTGTCCGTCCAGCCCATCGGATTGGAGGAGACCCTGCGCGGGGCCAAGAACAGGGCCCGGGCGGCCTTTGCCGGGTGCGAGTTGTCCGTGGCCCTGGAATCGGGTCTGGTGCCGGTGCCGGAAACGGCCACGGGCTACATGAACCTTACGGCCTGCGCCATTTTCGACGGCGAGGAGATGCATCTGGGCCTGGGCCCGGCCTTCGAGCTGCCGGCCGAGGTCACGCGTCTGGTGGTGGAGGATGGCCTCGAACTGGACCCCGCCGTGCGCCGCGCCGGACTGACGGACAACGACCGCATCGGCTACGCCCAGGGCATCATCGGCATCCTGAGCAGGGGGCGCGTGACGCGCATGGACTACAGCCGCCCGGCCGTGTCCATGGCCCTGGTGCGCATGGGCCTTTAG
- a CDS encoding DUF2905 domain-containing protein, giving the protein MQRALILIGLVILAVGLAWPFIGKLPLGRLPGDIVIDRPGFKFFFPLTTGILISIVLSFIAWLFRK; this is encoded by the coding sequence ATGCAGCGCGCCCTCATCCTCATCGGACTCGTCATCCTCGCCGTGGGGCTGGCCTGGCCGTTCATCGGCAAGCTGCCCCTGGGGCGGCTGCCCGGCGACATCGTCATCGACCGGCCGGGCTTCAAATTCTTCTTCCCGCTGACCACGGGGATACTCATCAGCATCGTGCTGAGCTTCATCGCCTGGCTCTTCAGAAAGTGA
- a CDS encoding DsrE family protein, with protein MKTALFVFNGDPMCFIHVLLNALDLQARGHEAIIVMEGASVALPPALVKPDHPLARLFAQVREKGLLVGACKACSVKLGVAAEVEAAGVPLIGDMSGHPSMGSYMEAGWQVVTF; from the coding sequence GTGAAAACAGCCCTTTTCGTCTTCAACGGCGACCCCATGTGCTTCATCCACGTGCTGCTGAACGCCCTGGACCTGCAGGCCAGGGGCCACGAAGCGATCATCGTCATGGAGGGGGCTTCCGTGGCCCTGCCGCCGGCTCTGGTCAAGCCCGACCATCCCCTGGCCAGGCTTTTCGCCCAGGTCAGGGAGAAGGGACTCTTGGTGGGCGCTTGCAAGGCCTGTTCTGTCAAGCTGGGCGTGGCCGCCGAGGTCGAGGCCGCCGGCGTGCCCCTCATCGGCGACATGAGCGGGCACCCGTCCATGGGCTCCTACATGGAAGCCGGCTGGCAGGTTGTCACTTTCTGA
- a CDS encoding DMT family transporter: protein MDGLILALTALAGCLMPVQPAVNAVTAVYMNSPYLASFFSFLTGTVALGLLCLALRLPWPGGRVVAELPWWAWTAGAMGAFFVTMTIVAVPRLGTMSVMALLIAGQMAASLVMDHYGWLGVASQPISLGRIAGAVLLFAGVILIRKF from the coding sequence ATGGATGGACTGATTCTCGCCTTGACAGCACTGGCCGGGTGTCTCATGCCGGTCCAACCGGCCGTGAACGCGGTTACCGCCGTGTACATGAACAGTCCGTACCTGGCCTCGTTCTTTTCGTTCCTGACGGGCACCGTGGCCCTGGGGCTGCTTTGCCTGGCCTTGCGCCTGCCCTGGCCCGGCGGCAGGGTCGTGGCCGAGTTGCCGTGGTGGGCCTGGACGGCCGGCGCCATGGGCGCGTTTTTCGTGACCATGACCATCGTCGCCGTGCCCCGCCTGGGGACCATGAGCGTCATGGCCCTGCTCATCGCCGGCCAGATGGCCGCGTCCCTGGTCATGGACCACTACGGCTGGCTGGGCGTGGCGTCACAGCCCATCTCCCTGGGCAGGATCGCGGGCGCGGTGCTGCTTTTCGCCGGGGTGATCCTCATCCGCAAATTCTAA
- a CDS encoding nitroreductase family protein, whose amino-acid sequence MLEILRRRRSVRHYTPQPIPADVMDQLKEAVLRSPSSRGLDPWEFIFVTDKDLLARLATAKPHGAHFLRDAALGVVVLGDEGKADTWVEDCSIASIILQLTCESLGLGSCWVQIRMRACDESASAEARVREILNIPAHLRVESIISIGYPAKAPKGHPRENLKDHTIKTDTYA is encoded by the coding sequence ATGCTCGAAATCCTGCGCAGAAGACGCAGCGTCCGCCACTACACGCCGCAGCCCATTCCGGCCGATGTCATGGACCAGCTGAAGGAGGCCGTGCTGCGCTCGCCGTCGTCCCGCGGCCTCGACCCTTGGGAATTCATTTTCGTCACGGACAAGGACCTGCTGGCCAGGCTCGCCACGGCCAAGCCCCACGGCGCCCACTTTCTGCGCGACGCGGCCCTGGGCGTTGTCGTCCTCGGCGACGAGGGCAAAGCCGACACCTGGGTCGAGGACTGCTCCATCGCCTCCATCATCCTGCAGCTGACCTGCGAGAGCCTGGGCCTCGGGAGCTGCTGGGTGCAGATACGCATGCGCGCCTGCGACGAATCCGCCTCGGCCGAGGCCCGAGTGCGGGAGATCCTGAACATCCCTGCCCACCTGCGGGTCGAATCGATCATCAGCATCGGATACCCGGCCAAGGCCCCCAAAGGGCATCCCCGCGAAAACCTCAAGGATCACACGATCAAAACCGACACCTACGCATGA
- a CDS encoding NUDIX hydrolase, with protein sequence MTPTTGPIRHDRYRFCPACGAPLAPGRVHADGPDRLICTACSGVVYFDPKVVACVVLEIGGKILLIRRKRPDDTEKWLLPGGYVDEGEPVELAAVREIREEVNLDVRLEGLVGVFSYAGWPPVIVVYSARLDEAAPSPGEETEDLALFAPEEIPWSKLAFPSTRDALLAHLQGRPCQPMPLTVFTAAALEPGTSRTTTTD encoded by the coding sequence ATGACCCCCACCACCGGCCCCATCCGCCATGACCGCTACCGCTTCTGCCCGGCCTGCGGCGCCCCCCTCGCACCAGGGCGCGTCCACGCCGACGGGCCGGACCGCCTGATCTGCACCGCCTGCTCCGGCGTAGTCTATTTCGACCCCAAGGTCGTGGCCTGCGTCGTCCTCGAAATCGGGGGCAAGATCCTGCTCATACGCCGCAAGCGCCCCGACGACACGGAAAAATGGCTCCTGCCCGGCGGCTACGTGGACGAGGGCGAGCCCGTCGAGCTGGCCGCCGTTCGCGAGATCCGGGAGGAAGTGAACCTCGACGTCCGGCTTGAAGGGCTGGTGGGCGTCTTTTCCTACGCCGGGTGGCCGCCGGTCATCGTCGTCTACAGCGCCCGCCTGGACGAGGCTGCGCCCAGCCCCGGCGAGGAGACCGAGGACCTGGCCCTCTTCGCCCCCGAGGAAATCCCCTGGTCGAAACTGGCCTTTCCCAGCACCCGCGACGCGCTTTTGGCGCACCTGCAGGGCAGGCCTTGCCAACCCATGCCCCTGACCGTATTCACAGCGGCTGCACTCGAACCCGGGACATCCCGCACCACCACGACAGACTGA
- a CDS encoding glutamine--tRNA ligase/YqeY domain fusion protein gives MDTPSTPSNFLRAIIEEDLKNGKNEGRVFTRFPPEPNGFLHIGHAKSICLNFGLARDYGGRCHLRFDDTNPGKEDPVYVASIKEDVRWLGFDWGEHLYHASDYFERLYAFAVELIEKGKAYVCSLSAEEVREYRGTLTEPGKNSPYRDRSVEENLDLFARMRAGEFPEGAHILRAKIDMASPNMNMRDPALYRILHQEHQNTGNTWCIYPMYDFAHGLSDSLERITHSICTLEFADHKPLYDWLLDQLDVPSRPVQYEFNRLNINFTVTSKRKLKTLVENGVVAGWNDPRMPTISGLRRRGFPPAAMRDFCERIGVSRSDSCVDMGVLENCVRENLDAKAPRAMAVLRPVKLVIENYPEGQEEFFELANHPKNPDMGSRKVGFSREVFIEDSDFMENPCAKFFRLAPGKEVRLRGAYLVTCTDVVKNDDGTVREVLCTYDPASRGGDAPDGRKVKGTLHWVSARHCAEAEVRLYDRLFTAEFPGKDADFLDQINPSSLETLTGCKVERSLTEAAPEDRFQFERQGFFCADRFDHAPDRAVFNRTVTLRDSWAKVAG, from the coding sequence ATGGACACGCCATCCACCCCATCCAATTTTCTGCGCGCCATCATCGAAGAGGACCTGAAAAACGGCAAGAACGAGGGCCGGGTCTTCACCCGCTTCCCCCCGGAGCCCAACGGCTTCCTGCACATCGGCCACGCCAAGTCCATCTGCCTGAACTTCGGCCTGGCTCGTGACTACGGCGGGCGCTGCCACCTGCGCTTCGACGACACCAACCCCGGCAAGGAGGACCCGGTCTACGTGGCCTCCATCAAGGAGGACGTGCGCTGGCTCGGCTTCGACTGGGGCGAACATCTCTATCACGCCTCGGACTATTTCGAGCGGCTCTACGCGTTCGCCGTGGAACTCATCGAGAAGGGCAAGGCCTACGTCTGCTCCCTGTCGGCCGAAGAGGTCCGCGAGTACCGCGGCACCCTGACGGAGCCCGGCAAGAACAGCCCCTACCGCGACCGCTCCGTGGAGGAGAACCTCGACCTCTTCGCCCGCATGCGGGCCGGCGAGTTCCCCGAGGGGGCGCACATCCTGCGCGCCAAGATCGACATGGCCTCGCCGAACATGAACATGCGCGACCCGGCCCTGTACCGCATCCTGCACCAGGAGCACCAGAACACGGGCAACACATGGTGCATCTACCCCATGTACGACTTCGCCCACGGCCTGTCGGACTCCCTGGAGCGCATCACCCACTCCATCTGCACCCTGGAGTTCGCCGACCACAAGCCCCTCTACGACTGGCTCCTCGACCAGCTCGACGTGCCCAGCCGGCCCGTGCAGTACGAGTTCAACCGTCTGAACATCAACTTCACCGTGACCAGCAAGCGCAAGCTCAAGACTCTGGTCGAAAACGGCGTGGTGGCCGGGTGGAACGACCCGCGCATGCCCACCATCTCGGGCCTGCGCCGCCGGGGCTTCCCACCCGCGGCCATGCGGGACTTCTGCGAGCGCATCGGGGTGAGCCGCTCGGACAGCTGCGTGGACATGGGCGTGCTCGAGAACTGCGTGCGCGAGAACCTCGACGCCAAGGCGCCCAGGGCCATGGCCGTGCTGCGGCCCGTGAAACTCGTCATCGAGAACTACCCCGAAGGCCAGGAGGAATTCTTCGAACTGGCCAACCACCCCAAGAACCCGGACATGGGCAGCCGCAAGGTCGGCTTCTCCCGCGAGGTCTTCATCGAGGACAGCGACTTCATGGAGAACCCCTGCGCCAAGTTCTTCCGCCTGGCACCAGGCAAGGAGGTGCGCCTGCGCGGGGCCTACCTCGTGACCTGCACGGACGTGGTCAAGAACGACGACGGCACGGTCAGGGAAGTACTCTGTACCTACGACCCCGCCAGCCGCGGCGGCGACGCCCCCGACGGCCGCAAGGTCAAGGGCACCCTGCACTGGGTCAGCGCCCGACACTGCGCCGAGGCCGAGGTGCGCCTCTACGACCGCCTCTTCACCGCGGAGTTCCCCGGCAAGGACGCGGACTTCCTGGACCAGATCAACCCGTCCTCCCTGGAGACCCTGACGGGCTGCAAGGTCGAACGGTCCCTGACCGAGGCCGCCCCCGAGGACCGCTTCCAGTTCGAGCGCCAGGGCTTCTTCTGCGCCGACCGCTTCGACCACGCGCCGGACAGGGCGGTCTTCAACCGCACGGTGACCCTACGCGACTCCTGGGCCAAGGTGGCGGGCTAG
- a CDS encoding arginyltransferase produces MILYTRPELTPPMPCPYLPGKVLVYASFYADSLDCRELTWLLSRGWRKFGHNFFRPACPGCRACIPLRVPVDRFRPSRSQERVLRRCAHVRVSFGPLRYESPLFDLYQRHSLVRFGQEHSFEDFAASLHSPSCPAVLSRYEEDGRLVGAGYLDRSSDGLSSVYFVFDPDVSRLSLGIFSVLREIRETARLGLQHYYLGYLVPGCERMAYKAGFAPHQLYHWDDELWHEAGSIPEPPSPGMIPLFSGWTGPD; encoded by the coding sequence GTGATCCTGTACACGCGGCCCGAGCTCACGCCGCCCATGCCGTGCCCCTACCTGCCGGGGAAGGTGCTGGTCTACGCCTCGTTCTACGCAGACAGCCTGGATTGCCGCGAACTGACCTGGCTGCTGTCCAGGGGGTGGCGCAAATTCGGCCACAACTTCTTCCGGCCGGCCTGTCCGGGCTGCAGGGCCTGCATCCCCCTGCGCGTGCCCGTGGACCGCTTCCGGCCGAGCCGAAGCCAGGAGCGGGTCCTGCGCCGCTGCGCCCATGTCCGCGTGTCGTTTGGCCCCCTGCGCTACGAAAGCCCGCTTTTTGACCTATATCAGAGACATTCGCTGGTCCGTTTCGGACAAGAACACAGTTTCGAGGATTTCGCCGCCAGCCTCCACTCGCCGTCCTGTCCGGCGGTGCTCTCCCGGTACGAGGAGGACGGGCGCCTCGTCGGCGCGGGATACCTCGACCGAAGCAGCGACGGGCTGAGCTCCGTGTACTTCGTCTTCGACCCTGACGTCTCGCGCCTGAGCCTCGGCATCTTCAGCGTGCTGCGCGAAATCCGGGAAACGGCACGGTTGGGGCTGCAGCACTACTATCTAGGGTATCTCGTCCCGGGGTGCGAGCGCATGGCCTACAAGGCCGGGTTCGCCCCCCACCAGCTCTACCATTGGGACGACGAACTCTGGCACGAGGCCGGCAGTATTCCGGAACCGCCGTCACCGGGCATGATTCCGCTCTTTTCGGGGTGGACAGGTCCGGATTAG
- a CDS encoding cysteine desulfurase family protein, with product MEHRTVYFDNNATTPLHPEVKKALVEGLEIFGNPSSMHSFGREARERIEDARESVGSFIGAKPDEILFVGSGSEANNTVLSLLNCDSGTCSCSLSGRNDLVTTAIEHPCVLNTARSLGRRKHGVHYLNVDRHGRIDLDDLRRAVTDKVGMVSIMMANNEIGTIQDIREAARITHEAGALFHTDAVQAVGKIPVDVRDLDVDFLTMSAHKIYGPKGIGALYVKKGVPYCPLILGGHQENGRRAGTENSLGIIGMGKAVEMRAIEMDVEERRLLHLKKALRDGIEKAIPDVLFMGHPEHSLPGTLSASFIGAEGESILLYLDLAGIAVSTGSACASGSLDPSHVILATGVPVENAHGSVRISLGRENTMEDVQYMLYHLPPIIDRIRTMSTAYRRR from the coding sequence ATGGAACATCGCACAGTTTACTTCGACAACAACGCCACAACGCCCCTGCACCCGGAAGTCAAGAAGGCCCTGGTCGAGGGGCTTGAGATATTCGGCAATCCCTCCAGCATGCACTCCTTCGGCCGCGAGGCCAGAGAAAGGATCGAGGACGCCCGTGAATCGGTCGGCTCCTTCATCGGCGCCAAGCCCGACGAAATCCTCTTCGTCGGCAGCGGCTCCGAAGCCAACAACACCGTCCTGTCCCTGCTGAACTGCGACAGCGGCACCTGCTCCTGCTCCCTGAGCGGGCGTAACGATCTGGTGACCACCGCCATCGAGCACCCCTGCGTGCTCAACACCGCCCGCAGCCTGGGGCGCAGGAAGCATGGCGTGCACTATCTCAACGTGGACAGGCACGGCCGCATCGACCTCGATGACCTGCGACGGGCCGTGACCGACAAGGTCGGCATGGTCTCCATCATGATGGCCAACAACGAGATCGGCACCATCCAGGACATCCGGGAGGCCGCCCGCATCACCCACGAGGCCGGAGCCCTCTTCCACACCGACGCCGTGCAGGCCGTGGGCAAGATCCCCGTCGACGTGCGCGACCTGGACGTGGACTTCCTGACCATGTCCGCACACAAGATTTACGGCCCCAAGGGCATCGGCGCCCTGTACGTCAAGAAGGGCGTGCCCTACTGCCCGCTGATCCTGGGCGGCCATCAGGAAAACGGCCGCCGTGCGGGCACGGAGAATTCCCTGGGCATCATCGGCATGGGCAAGGCCGTCGAGATGCGCGCCATCGAGATGGACGTCGAGGAACGTCGGCTCCTGCACCTGAAGAAAGCCCTGCGTGACGGCATCGAGAAGGCCATCCCCGACGTGCTCTTCATGGGCCACCCCGAGCACTCCCTGCCCGGGACGCTGAGCGCGTCCTTCATCGGCGCCGAGGGCGAGTCCATCCTCCTCTACCTGGACCTGGCCGGCATCGCCGTGTCCACGGGTTCGGCCTGCGCCTCGGGCTCCCTGGACCCATCCCACGTCATCCTGGCCACGGGAGTGCCCGTGGAGAACGCCCACGGTTCGGTGCGCATCAGCCTGGGCCGTGAGAACACCATGGAAGACGTGCAGTACATGCTCTACCACCTCCCACCCATCATCGACCGCATACGGACCATGTCCACTGCGTACAGGAGAAGATAA
- a CDS encoding iron-sulfur cluster assembly scaffold protein, whose protein sequence is MAKWTYSDKVKDHFMNPRNILREENEADFHGIGQTGNIKCGDEMMVYIKVDPDKLTITDCKWRTYGCASAIASTSILSEMVIGMTLDQAYGITAKDILKELDGLPDNKVHCSVLGDKALRAAIDDYYRRNGMEDRIKTQGAKIVCECMQVTDEDIEHAVLEGARSFHELQEMTKIGTGCGECQENAQAVMSGYIQKHFGL, encoded by the coding sequence ATGGCCAAATGGACATACTCCGACAAGGTCAAGGACCACTTCATGAACCCGCGCAACATCCTGCGCGAGGAGAACGAGGCCGATTTCCACGGCATCGGGCAGACGGGCAACATCAAGTGCGGCGACGAGATGATGGTCTACATCAAGGTCGACCCCGACAAGCTGACCATCACGGACTGCAAGTGGCGCACGTACGGCTGCGCCAGCGCCATCGCCAGCACCTCCATCCTGTCCGAGATGGTCATCGGCATGACCCTGGACCAGGCCTACGGCATCACGGCCAAGGACATTCTGAAGGAGCTGGATGGCCTCCCCGACAACAAGGTGCACTGCTCGGTGCTCGGCGACAAGGCCCTGCGGGCCGCCATCGACGACTACTATCGCAGAAACGGCATGGAGGACCGCATCAAGACCCAGGGCGCCAAGATCGTCTGCGAATGCATGCAGGTCACGGACGAGGACATCGAGCACGCAGTGCTGGAGGGGGCGCGCAGCTTCCACGAACTGCAGGAGATGACCAAGATCGGCACGGGCTGCGGCGAATGCCAGGAGAACGCACAGGCCGTCATGTCCGGCTACATCCAGAAGCATTTCGGACTGTAA
- a CDS encoding TIGR01777 family oxidoreductase — translation MKILAFGATGFVGAHLVPHLVERGHEVTVAARSGKARFAPPVVVLKADPTAPGPWQDLVAGFDAVVNLAGTPVTTRWDEAGKKSILESRVLSTRNIVDALSRTAGKTFLCASAVGYYGDGGDKLLTEDAPRGTGFLADVAAAWEAEARRAESFGHRVVMPRISVVLGDGGALAKMHLPFSLGLGGRLGNGKQWFPWIHIRDLVRAMSFLLENPAARGAFNACAPEVVTNAGFTASLARVLKRPAVLPVPPFALRLVMGEAAAMLLSGQRCVPAALQALGFAFEHPNLDRALADIVPALKKG, via the coding sequence ATGAAGATTCTGGCCTTCGGCGCGACGGGTTTCGTGGGGGCGCACCTCGTGCCCCATCTCGTGGAACGCGGCCATGAGGTGACCGTGGCGGCCCGCTCCGGAAAGGCGCGCTTCGCCCCGCCCGTGGTCGTGCTCAAGGCCGACCCCACCGCGCCGGGCCCGTGGCAAGATCTGGTCGCGGGGTTCGACGCGGTGGTCAACCTGGCCGGCACGCCCGTCACGACCCGCTGGGACGAAGCGGGAAAGAAGAGCATCCTCGAATCGAGGGTGCTCAGCACCCGCAACATCGTGGACGCCCTGTCGCGCACCGCGGGCAAGACCTTCCTCTGTGCCAGCGCCGTAGGCTACTACGGCGACGGCGGGGACAAATTGCTGACCGAAGACGCGCCGCGCGGGACGGGCTTCCTGGCCGACGTGGCCGCGGCCTGGGAGGCCGAGGCCCGGCGCGCCGAAAGTTTCGGGCACCGCGTGGTCATGCCGCGCATCTCCGTTGTCCTCGGCGACGGCGGGGCCCTGGCCAAGATGCACCTGCCCTTTTCCCTGGGCCTGGGCGGCCGCCTCGGCAACGGCAAGCAGTGGTTCCCCTGGATCCACATCCGCGACCTGGTCCGCGCCATGAGTTTCCTGCTGGAAAACCCGGCGGCCCGCGGGGCCTTCAATGCCTGCGCGCCCGAAGTCGTGACCAACGCCGGCTTCACCGCCTCCCTGGCCAGGGTCCTGAAGCGCCCGGCCGTCCTGCCCGTCCCGCCCTTTGCCCTGCGGCTGGTCATGGGGGAGGCAGCGGCCATGCTCCTGTCGGGACAGCGCTGCGTCCCGGCGGCTCTGCAAGCCCTTGGCTTCGCCTTCGAACACCCGAATCTGGACAGGGCTCTGGCCGACATCGTCCCCGCCCTGAAAAAAGGCTGA
- a CDS encoding ATP-dependent 6-phosphofructokinase: protein MDNAPIFDTAIPSLGPCKVDNPLPYCHHIDDTAKMRMFLSGDVIEDASGSDALCEFEEAGPRRMIYFDPPKTKCAIVTCGGLCPGINDVIRAIVMSAHHNYHVSGTFGIRYGLQGFIPKFKNDIMELTPESVSEIHEFGGTVLSSSRGPQPPEEIVDALERMNVSILFMIGGDGTMKAADMVTREVLRRGLKIGVVGIPKTIDNDINFVTRSFGFDTAVEKATEAIRCAHVEALGAPGGIGMVKLMGRESGFIAAQASLALKEVNFVLVPEAPFELHGPEGFLAKLKERIEQRQHAVIVVAEGAGQDLCRADNGQDLSGNPILGDICDVLRREIKKYFSELNVPYTLKYIDPSYIIRSIPANSNDRIYCGFLGQHAVHAAMAGKTGMVVSKLQDRYIHLPLHLVTSKRRKLNILSNYWRSVMESTGQPQSMFNCTNKADRS from the coding sequence ATGGACAACGCGCCCATCTTCGACACCGCCATCCCCAGCCTGGGCCCCTGCAAGGTCGACAACCCGCTGCCCTACTGCCACCATATCGACGACACCGCCAAGATGCGCATGTTCCTGTCAGGAGACGTCATCGAGGACGCATCGGGATCCGACGCGCTGTGCGAGTTCGAGGAGGCAGGCCCCAGGCGGATGATCTATTTCGACCCGCCCAAGACCAAATGCGCCATCGTGACCTGCGGCGGCCTTTGTCCGGGCATCAACGACGTCATCCGGGCCATCGTCATGAGCGCCCACCACAACTACCACGTGTCCGGAACCTTCGGCATCCGCTACGGGCTGCAGGGCTTCATCCCCAAATTCAAGAACGACATCATGGAACTCACGCCCGAGAGCGTGTCCGAGATCCACGAGTTCGGGGGCACGGTCCTGTCCTCGTCGCGCGGACCCCAGCCGCCCGAGGAGATCGTCGACGCCCTGGAGCGCATGAACGTCTCCATCCTGTTCATGATCGGCGGCGACGGGACCATGAAGGCGGCCGACATGGTCACCCGGGAGGTCCTGCGGCGCGGGCTCAAGATCGGCGTGGTCGGCATCCCCAAGACCATCGACAACGACATCAATTTCGTGACCCGCTCCTTCGGTTTCGACACGGCCGTGGAAAAGGCCACCGAGGCCATCCGCTGCGCCCACGTCGAGGCCCTGGGCGCGCCAGGCGGCATCGGCATGGTCAAGCTCATGGGCAGGGAGTCCGGGTTCATCGCGGCCCAGGCCAGCCTGGCCCTGAAGGAGGTCAACTTCGTGCTCGTGCCCGAGGCCCCCTTCGAACTGCACGGACCAGAAGGATTCCTGGCCAAGCTCAAGGAACGCATCGAACAAAGGCAGCACGCCGTCATCGTCGTGGCCGAGGGCGCAGGCCAGGACCTGTGCCGCGCGGACAACGGGCAAGACCTGTCGGGCAACCCCATCCTCGGCGACATCTGCGACGTGCTGCGCAGAGAAATCAAAAAGTATTTTAGTGAGTTGAATGTTCCGTACACGCTCAAGTACATCGACCCGAGCTACATCATCCGGTCCATACCAGCCAACTCCAACGACCGCATCTATTGCGGCTTCCTAGGCCAGCACGCCGTGCACGCCGCCATGGCCGGCAAGACGGGCATGGTCGTGTCCAAGCTCCAGGACCGCTACATCCACCTGCCCCTGCACCTGGTCACGTCCAAGCGCCGCAAACTGAACATTCTCTCCAACTACTGGCGGTCCGTGATGGAATCGACCGGACAGCCCCAATCCATGTTCAACTGCACGAACAAGGCGGATAGGTCATGA
- a CDS encoding PilZ domain-containing protein — translation MGSTAWPEASFHFPAKDYRIRRDSSMAMGDWEATMEDGSRNRRAFQRERKENSVKYSRLDSDEYYDARLVDMGEGGLCMETRSPLRTGEIIYLQLLNLHPEKPGLAAHRSFQGRVRWTRDLGCTDRTRYGIGVQYTRPVSHP, via the coding sequence ATGGGCTCGACCGCCTGGCCTGAAGCCTCTTTTCATTTCCCCGCAAAGGACTATAGGATCAGAAGAGATTCCTCCATGGCCATGGGGGACTGGGAGGCAACGATGGAAGACGGTTCGCGGAACAGGCGCGCGTTCCAGCGTGAGCGCAAGGAAAACAGCGTGAAATACAGCAGGCTGGACAGCGATGAGTACTACGACGCGAGGCTCGTCGACATGGGCGAGGGCGGTCTGTGCATGGAAACCCGCTCCCCGCTGCGCACAGGCGAGATCATCTACCTTCAGCTTTTGAACCTTCACCCCGAAAAGCCGGGGCTGGCCGCACACCGGAGCTTTCAGGGCCGGGTGCGCTGGACCAGGGATCTGGGGTGCACCGACAGGACGCGCTACGGGATCGGCGTGCAGTACACCCGCCCCGTCTCGCACCCATGA
- a CDS encoding DUF523 domain-containing protein, with translation MTRDDFQEQGRQPLLVSACLLGVYCRYDGRMETDGRVADLASRFTLIPVCPEQLGGLPTPRDAVELSGDRALARSGADVTEAFCRGVEQVLRIASLTGARAAVLQPRSPSCGIGVIYDGTFTGVRIEGHGMLAGRLAEEGFFLCTPDGLDRLA, from the coding sequence ATGACAAGGGACGATTTCCAGGAACAGGGGCGGCAACCGCTGCTGGTCAGCGCTTGTTTGCTTGGCGTGTACTGCCGCTACGACGGCCGCATGGAGACCGACGGGCGCGTCGCGGATCTGGCCTCGCGCTTCACGCTCATTCCCGTCTGTCCCGAACAGCTCGGCGGGCTGCCCACTCCCCGCGATGCCGTGGAACTGAGCGGGGACAGAGCTCTGGCCCGCAGCGGCGCGGACGTGACCGAAGCCTTTTGCCGTGGCGTGGAGCAGGTCCTGCGCATCGCCTCCCTGACCGGCGCCCGGGCTGCGGTGCTGCAGCCGCGTTCGCCCAGTTGCGGCATCGGCGTGATCTACGACGGCACATTCACCGGGGTGCGCATCGAGGGCCACGGCATGCTGGCCGGGCGGCTGGCGGAAGAGGGTTTTTTCCTGTGCACCCCTGATGGGCTCGACCGCCTGGCCTGA